One Anaerolineae bacterium genomic window, TGAGCGTACCGTATATGGTGATTGGTGCTTTTGCCGGCAGCCTGTACGGAATCACGCGGGTCACGTTCGATGTGGAAATTGTGGTTGATTTGCGTGAGTCTCACGTCGAGGCTTTAGCCGCTGCTTATCCACCTACTCGCTATTACGCCGATCCGAGACAAATGCGGGATTCTATCCGATATGGCATTTTGTTTAACATCATTGATGCCAGCGCGGGCCGTAAGGTGGACTTCATTCCGGTGACCATGCCACTGGGATATGCGTGGCTATTGCAACGTCGCATTCGTATGGCCATCCTTCTCAATCAAGGAATTACGTTCGATGCCTGGTTTGCCCGACCCGATGACGTCTTAGTGACGAAATTGATGGCCTGGAAGGAAGGCCGCTCGTTTAAACACGAACAGGATATCCGTGATATCCTAGTTGCCGTGAAACTGGGCGAGGACACTACACTGGTCGGAAATTTTGACATCGAATATGTAACGGATTGGGCCCGACGGTTGGGTCCGGATGTGTTTCAATCGTGGCTTGCCATGCTTGAGGCTATCGGTTTGTGACCCTCCCCCTACTCGATCACGGTTCCCTGTCCGGCCAGCGCTTTCTGAATCGGCTGTTCTACCCGCCCGTCGGCGAACACCACTCGGCGCACGCCGGCGTTCAATGCCTCCGTTGCCCCCATCACCTTCTTCTTCATGCGATCCTGAGCCAAGCTCATCGCCGACTCCACCTGCCCGCGCGGGATGTAACCGATCAGGCTGGATTCATCCGGATAGTGGCGTAAAAGCCCGGGCACGTTGGAGAGGATGATGAGCTGCTCGGCCCCCAGCGCCTCCGCCACAGCCGCCGCTGCTCGATCCCCATCCACGTTGATAGCTTCGCCATCATAGGAGGCGGCCGGCGGCGAAAGCACCGGCAGATAACCGTTGTCCAATAGCAGTCGCAGGAGATGTACGTTTACTTTCTCGACCTTACCCGTGTAATCGTCCCGCAGGATCATCCGTCGCCCGCCCTCGATTACCTTGATAGCATCCTTGCGCGGACCCTCGAGGATGCGCCCGTCAAGCCCTGAGAGCCCCACTGCGTTAACACCGCGCCGCTGTAATCGCTCGACTAGTCCTTTGTTGACCTTGCCGCAGTACACCATCTCGAAAATTTCCAGCGTCCTGCGGTCGGTGTAGCGGCTGGTGTACCCAGAAACCGAGGTGACAAACCGCGGCGGATGTCCTAACGCCTCCGCTATTCGGTTCGTCTCCGCCGATCCGCCATGGACGACGACCATCTGCTGGCCTACCTTCACCAGCGCGGCGATATCGTCGGCGATCCAGTCTAGGTTGATCCCTTCGCTTCCTCCGATTTTGACTACGATCATGTCTCCCTCAGGGATGCAGTCCGGTGAATTCCAGTCCCATCGTCTCTGGGAAACCACACATTAAGTTCATGCACTGTACGGCCGTGCCCGCTGCGCCTTTCATGAGGTTATCGATCGCGCAGAGGGCAACCACGCGGCCCGTCTCGGCGTCCAGCTCGAACCCCACGTCGGCGTAATTCGACCCGGCCAGGATCTTCGGCTCCGGGTATCGGTAAATGCCCTGCTGCTCTTTGACGATGCGCACAAAGGGCTCGTCTTGGTATGCCGCCCGATAGGCTTTCCATAGGTCTTTCTCGCTCAGGCTGTGATCTTTGAGGAAGACGTGGGCCGTCGCCAGGACGCCGCGCACCAGCTCGATGGCCGTAGCTGACAAGTGCACGCGAGGCGGCGGCCCCGTCCTTGCTAGCACTTGCAGCACTTCGGCAGTGTGGCGATGGCCGGTAGGGGCGAACGAGCGTACGGCCCCGCTCCGCTCCGGATGGTGCGAGGCCTCGGACGGGCTGTTGCCTCCCTCGGACGATCCGACTTTGACCTCGACGATCACATCGCGTTTGCGATCCGCCAGATCAGCCCGGAATAGCGGCCAGATCGCCAAGTTAGTGGCGGTGGCGTTACAACCGACGCCGGAGACGTATGATGCCTGCCGGATCTCGTCTCGATACAGCTCGGGCAGCCCATAGACAAAGCGATCCAGCCAGGCCGGCGCCTTATGGGGCTGACCATACCATCGTTCGTAGAGCGCGGGGTCGCGCAGCCGGAAGTCGGCGCTCAGATCCACAATGCGGGGCGCCAGTTGGGCAAATGCCTCGATGCGGACTTGAGCCTCGCCGTGAGGCAGGCACAGGAATAGCAAGTCGCATGGTTGTAGCTCGTTGATACTGACGAACTTGAGACGAGTGCGGCCGCGCAGGTTCGGATGCAAAAAGTGCACGTAACGCCCGACGTTTCGCTCGGACGTGACCTGCTGTACCTCGGTACCTGGATGCCCTAGCAATAGTCGCAATAGCTCGCCGCCGGTGTAGCCCGATCCCCCGACGATGGCGACGCGCAGACGGTCGGCGATCATAAACTGCTCCATGGATCAGGCACGGAGATCGCTTGCGAGAGCTGACGGAGGATAAGCGGCAGCTCATCGAACGAAGCGATCACCGCGTCAGCCTGCGATGGATCTTGTCCCTGGGTCACGCCCGTGAAGAGCACCGCGCGCATCCCCACGCTGCGAGCTCCCACGATATCCGTCGCCGCTAGATCGCCGACATGTACTGCCTCTTCCGGTGGGACGCCTAGCTGGCTGAGCGTGTCCAGGAACTGGCGCGGGTGCGGCTTGGCTCGCCCAGTCTCGTCCGAAAACGTACAGTGCCCGAACAAATCGAGGATACCGTCGCGGGCCATGAGCTGGCGCAACACACGTCCCGGCGTCATCCCTGTGTCGGAGATCAGCCCTAGCGCGTAGTGGTTGGCCAGCTCATGGAGCGTTTCCGCCGCGCCCGGGACGAGCGTGATCTTTTCGGCCAATGATGCCTCTTCCAGTTCCTTTGTCATCTCGGCGAGGGTATCTCGGGATAGCGTTACCCCCAGCGCTTTTAGAATCCATCCTACGCGTTCTGGCGCATCTGCCGTGCGTTGCTCGCTCAGCCAAATCTCATTGGCGCGCTGAAAACTCTCATCCAGCGCAGCTCGCAACTGCTCACGCGAGAAATCGTAACCTTGCCGAGCCAGATACCGTTGCAAGATGTCGGTCCGTGGCTCGCGACTAATGCCGTCAAAGCGAGCCTGGTATAACGTTCCCCAAAAATCGAAGGTCACTGCCCGCAGTGTCATTGGATGCTTGCTGCTCCTTTCCGATTCTGATGATTACTGGACACTAACTAACCGCTAAAGTTTGGATGCCTACCCTACCCAGCCATTAGCAGCTGCCCATCCCTCCTTTGCCACACGCAGGACGAAGTCAATGATGTGGCCGGGGATATCCACACCGGTCGGCGCAATCGAATTACGAAACTCAGTGGTGTGGTTGACCTCGTTGACCAACAGGCCCCGATGAGGGTCTTCTAAGACATCAATGGCGACCACTCCTCCGCCTACTGCGCGGGCGGCGCGAACGCAGAGGTCGTTTAACTCCGGTGTGACCGGACAGTTGCTGGCCACGCCGCCGCGCGCGGTGTTGGTGATCCAATGTGAAGCGGTGCGATAGATGGCAGCGATGGTCTCACCGCCCACGACGAAGGCTCGAATGTCCCGGTTAGGCTTCTGGATGTACTCCTGGATGTAAAAGATGGAGTGCTGATAGGAGCCTAAGACCTCTTTGTGTTCCAGGACAGCCTCGGCGGCCTCTCGGTCATTGATTTTGGAGAGCAGGCGTCCCCATGATCCGATGATCGGCTTGAGCACCACCGGATATCCGAGCCGCTCGATCGCTTCTAGCGCCGATTCCGGCGTATAGGCGATGAGCGTTCGCGGCGTGGGGATGCCGGCCCGCACCAGGGCCGAGTTCGTCAGCAGCTTGTCACCGCAGGTGTTGACCACCTCGAACGTGTTGACCGTGGGAATACCTAGATCGCCCAAGATGCGCAGTGAGTAGAGCGCTCTCGAATGGGTGATGCAGCGCTCCAGGATCACATCGTACTGGGTCCAGCCATTGCGGCTGAAGTCCAAGATAACTCGGCGGTCGTCAATCTGATCGAACGGGATCCCGCGCGCCTCCATCTTCTCGAAGAGCAATTTCTCTTCGACACGGATGCGCGAGCAGAGAACGCCAATTCGCATCGTTCGTCTCCTGGTTTTGAGGCGACAAGCGAGAAGGCGCAACCTTGTTGCCTTGTTGCCTCAGCGCCTTATCCCTCTATTCGCCCCAGTCCTCCTCTTCCATTGGGGCTACATCCAGCTCCAGCGGATTCAGCCCTAGCACTTCCAGTTCAATGCCGCAATCCGGGCACTCGACGATCTCGCCGACTACCACGTTGCCCAACTCCAGCTCGGCCCCACACTCGGGGCACTCGGCAGTTTGTGTATCGGTCATCATCATTTCTCCTTGGTATTGGATTAGCATGTCAAATTGGATTAGCATGTCAATTAGCAACAAGTAACGAGGCAACGAGTAATAAGGCGAGCGGGGAGCCTCGTTACCTTATCTCCCAATCTCAGTGTCCAAGATGACTCATAATGGCCTGGGTCACCTGGCGCGTAGTGGCGCTGCCGCCCAGATCAGGCGTATGGGGCCCATTCGCCAGGACGCTTAACACAGCTGCGCGCACTCGCTCAGCGGCCACACGCTCGCCCAGGAATTCGAGCAAAAGCGCGCTGGCCAGGATAGCTGCTGTTGGATTGGCGATCCCTCGCCCAGCGATATCCGGCGCCGAGCCGTGCACGGGTTCAAACAGGCCGCGGCCATCGCCCACGTTGGCCGAGGCGACGAGCCCCAGCCCTCCCACTAAGCCCGCGGCTTCATCACTCAGGATATCGCCGAACAGGTTGGTGGTGACGATCACGTCGAAAGTCTCGGGTGCTTGCACCAGGCGCATGGCTGCCGTATCTACTAGCAACTCATCCACGGTGACCTCAGGGAACTCCCTTGCGACCTCCAGCGCAGTGCGGCGGAAGAGCCCATCTGTCTCGACGAGCACGTTGGCCTTATGCACCACAGTCACGTGCCGACGCCGGCCCTGCGCTAGCTCGCAGGCAGTGCGCATAATGCGGGCTGACGCCCGTCGGGTGATGACGCGCTCGGCGACCGCGGTATCGCCGTCGCTGCGCTCGCGGCGTACGTATAGACACTCAGTGTTCTCGCGCACGATGATCAGGTCAATCCCTGGCCGGCTGGCCGGGATGGGCAGCGAATACACCGGCCGCAGATTGGCGTAGAGGTCCAGCTCTTGGCGTAATTCCAGGATCGGGCTACGGTATCCGTCCACCTTGCCGGGCGGCGATTGGGTAGCACCAAAGAGCGTGGCATCGCAGGCGCGGGCCAATGCCAGCGTCTCCGGCGGCAGCGCCGTGCCGCGTCGCTGGAAACACTCAAAGCCCCCGTCGGCCAGCTCAAATATGAGAGCTACGCCGCTGGCCTGCAACACCTCAATGGCCGCCTGAATCACCTCTCGGCCGATGCCGTCACCTTCCACGACACAGATACGGTAGGACATAACAAGAGCTACGAAGCCAAGTTTATCGCTTTTCCAAGATGCGATGATAATGGCCTGTCTCTAGGCCTCTAGCAACATTGCTGGTTGGATCACATGCTCGGGCGCCGCGCCAGCGTGGAGCGGATAAGGGCCAGCGCGTCGCTCAATTCCTGGCCCTCTAGCTCTAGGCGGGGCGGGCGCACGCGCGCGCTCCCCACCCCGACCTCAGCCTGGACGAGTTTAATGAGCTGGACGAACTTCGGCATAGTATCCAGGCGCAACAGCGGCAGAAACCAGCGGTACAGCTCGAATGTTTTGGTCTGTTCGCCGCATCGTGCCCAGTCGAAAAGCGCTACCGATTCCCTCGGCAGCGCATTGGCGAGCCCCGCAATCCAGCCCACCGCCCCAGCGTAAACGCCTTCCACGATCAGGTCATCCACGCCGACAAAGATCGCCAGTCGCTCGCCCAGCAAGGCTCGCAGGGCGGTGATACGCCGTATGTCGGCGCTGGACTCTTTGATAGCGTGCAGGTTGGGGTTTTCGGTGGCCAACTCAGCGATCTGCTCCGGCAGGAAATCCGTCCGATA contains:
- a CDS encoding [LysW]-aminoadipate kinase, yielding MIVVKIGGSEGINLDWIADDIAALVKVGQQMVVVHGGSAETNRIAEALGHPPRFVTSVSGYTSRYTDRRTLEIFEMVYCGKVNKGLVERLQRRGVNAVGLSGLDGRILEGPRKDAIKVIEGGRRMILRDDYTGKVEKVNVHLLRLLLDNGYLPVLSPPAASYDGEAINVDGDRAAAAVAEALGAEQLIILSNVPGLLRHYPDESSLIGYIPRGQVESAMSLAQDRMKKKVMGATEALNAGVRRVVFADGRVEQPIQKALAGQGTVIE
- the argC gene encoding N-acetyl-gamma-glutamyl-phosphate reductase; translated protein: MIADRLRVAIVGGSGYTGGELLRLLLGHPGTEVQQVTSERNVGRYVHFLHPNLRGRTRLKFVSINELQPCDLLFLCLPHGEAQVRIEAFAQLAPRIVDLSADFRLRDPALYERWYGQPHKAPAWLDRFVYGLPELYRDEIRQASYVSGVGCNATATNLAIWPLFRADLADRKRDVIVEVKVGSSEGGNSPSEASHHPERSGAVRSFAPTGHRHTAEVLQVLARTGPPPRVHLSATAIELVRGVLATAHVFLKDHSLSEKDLWKAYRAAYQDEPFVRIVKEQQGIYRYPEPKILAGSNYADVGFELDAETGRVVALCAIDNLMKGAAGTAVQCMNLMCGFPETMGLEFTGLHP
- a CDS encoding HAD family hydrolase — encoded protein: MTLRAVTFDFWGTLYQARFDGISREPRTDILQRYLARQGYDFSREQLRAALDESFQRANEIWLSEQRTADAPERVGWILKALGVTLSRDTLAEMTKELEEASLAEKITLVPGAAETLHELANHYALGLISDTGMTPGRVLRQLMARDGILDLFGHCTFSDETGRAKPHPRQFLDTLSQLGVPPEEAVHVGDLAATDIVGARSVGMRAVLFTGVTQGQDPSQADAVIASFDELPLILRQLSQAISVPDPWSSL
- the lysX gene encoding lysine biosynthesis protein LysX; the protein is MRIGVLCSRIRVEEKLLFEKMEARGIPFDQIDDRRVILDFSRNGWTQYDVILERCITHSRALYSLRILGDLGIPTVNTFEVVNTCGDKLLTNSALVRAGIPTPRTLIAYTPESALEAIERLGYPVVLKPIIGSWGRLLSKINDREAAEAVLEHKEVLGSYQHSIFYIQEYIQKPNRDIRAFVVGGETIAAIYRTASHWITNTARGGVASNCPVTPELNDLCVRAARAVGGGVVAIDVLEDPHRGLLVNEVNHTTEFRNSIAPTGVDIPGHIIDFVLRVAKEGWAAANGWVG
- the lysW gene encoding lysine biosynthesis protein LysW, which encodes MTDTQTAECPECGAELELGNVVVGEIVECPDCGIELEVLGLNPLELDVAPMEEEDWGE
- a CDS encoding isocitrate/isopropylmalate dehydrogenase family protein; the encoded protein is MSYRICVVEGDGIGREVIQAAIEVLQASGVALIFELADGGFECFQRRGTALPPETLALARACDATLFGATQSPPGKVDGYRSPILELRQELDLYANLRPVYSLPIPASRPGIDLIIVRENTECLYVRRERSDGDTAVAERVITRRASARIMRTACELAQGRRRHVTVVHKANVLVETDGLFRRTALEVAREFPEVTVDELLVDTAAMRLVQAPETFDVIVTTNLFGDILSDEAAGLVGGLGLVASANVGDGRGLFEPVHGSAPDIAGRGIANPTAAILASALLLEFLGERVAAERVRAAVLSVLANGPHTPDLGGSATTRQVTQAIMSHLGH
- a CDS encoding dihydrodipicolinate synthase family protein; amino-acid sequence: MRWEGVVPAITTAFRADLSVDHEFLTWHAKWLIQNGCTGIVALGSLGEAATLQFEEKVEVLRTCVQALGRAAPVVAGISALSTAEAVCLAEKAAEVGCQGLMILPPYVYSGDWREMKAHVQAVLRATDLSCMLYNNPIAYRTDFLPEQIAELATENPNLHAIKESSADIRRITALRALLGERLAIFVGVDDLIVEGVYAGAVGWIAGLANALPRESVALFDWARCGEQTKTFELYRWFLPLLRLDTMPKFVQLIKLVQAEVGVGSARVRPPRLELEGQELSDALALIRSTLARRPSM